The Sebastes umbrosus isolate fSebUmb1 chromosome 10, fSebUmb1.pri, whole genome shotgun sequence nucleotide sequence ACTGCTATTATTAGACATTAATTATTGTTTCTTCTCTTTCAAGGCTATGAAGAGAGCCATCAACAAGAACACCGCCATGCTCGTGTGCTCTGCGCCTCAGTTTCCTCATGGAATCATAGATCCCATTGAGGAAGTAGCCAAGGTCAGCAGTGAAATAATTTTTCCCTGAAAATGTTCTGAAATGAAAACCGGGGAGTGAAATCTCTGATACTTTCCCCTGGTGTGTTCCAGCTGGCCGTACGCTACAACCTCCCGCTGCATGTGGACGCCTGTCTGGGAGGTTTTCTCATTGTCTTCATGGCCAAGGCCGGTTACCCACTCGCCCCGTTCGACTTCAGGATAAAAGGTGTTACCAGCATCTCTGCTGACACCCACAAGGTAAGGAGTGGCTGTTGATTCCCTTCAAATCAATTACTTCTGGTTTGTTCTTTTCCaaactaaataaacaaatacacaaggTTTAAAAAAGGTTATGATATCAAATAACAAATCAAGGAAGTACAAACGTGTAAAGCAATAGTCCTGGAATTTAAAGACCAATGTGGCTCCAGGCCATACTTTTATAGTGACTGTGTGTCACTACATTCCTCTCCAGTACGGTTACGCCCCCAAAGGTTCCTCGGTGATCCTCTACAGTGataaagagtaccgtcactacCAGTACTTTGTAGCTCCAGACTGGCAGGGGGGAATCTACGCCTCGCCCTCCATTGCCGGCTCCAGGCCCGGAGGAATCATCGCCGCCTGCTGGGCGACCATGATGCACATGGGAGAGAACGGATACATAGACGCCACCAAGAAGATCGTCAGCACGGCACGCAAAATCAAAACTGAGTAAGACACCAAAGTCAAGatgtgttaaaaataaaaaataatttaaatgaccAACATttacatatgttttttttctatcgACAGAATCCGCAAGATaaaaggtgtgtttgtgttcggaGACCCAGAGGTGTCCGTGGTGGCAATAGGCTCAGATGTTTTCGATATTTTCCGTCTGTCTAATGCACTGACGACAAAGGGCTGGAATCTGAACACACTGCAGTACCCATCCAGGtactttatgtttttaaaaaaacataataataataaaaatgtaatatgatGATAAATGGTCAGAAGTGTAACAACTGTATGATGTTCTCTTCCACAGCATCCACATTTGTTGCACAGTCCTGCACACAAAGTCGGGTGTCGCTGATCAGTTTGTCCGTGACGTCAAAGAGCAGGTCGCCATCATCATGAAGAACCCCAAAGAGAAAACCACAGGAATGGTGAGCTAGCTCTGCTTAAACACGTCATACACGTTATACATGTTTAATTAGTACATTCTTATATAAGTAGTCTATAAAAGAGCAGGTCTATGTACATTTCATGTCACGTAGAGTGAGTTTTATCATCTCAAACAACAAGGATATACAAGGACACTGCAGCACTTGAACATAAAAACTTTATTACAATCGTCATCTACATAGAGGCACGTCCATGAAATTTGACCACTACATTTCCCCCAATCCTAAGAGTTTTTAGGAGCAGTGAACTGCTGTAATGCCCCCGGGGACACTGCAGCActaaacaaatatacagaatAAGTGCTCTGTTCATTTATTAGTACAGAACCAGCACACACTTAAGAGGATCTTAACTTGTATACCCCCATGAAGGATCTTTAAGGAGAAGTCCgcactttaaaaataacattatttaaaaaatgctgTAAAAAGACTCTGACGTTGCGTACCACCTAAAATACaaattcacacctacagtttcCAATTCAGCTGAGGAAATCGGAGAACTCAACTGAGAGGATACTATGTGTATTCAAGCTTTGCATGTATCATTAAGCCAAGTGTAATTGTATTGTGGCATGACAAAACATGTGAAATATGTTTGCCATTCTCATTCTTGCCTTGTTTACCTTGCCGTTGGCACACGTGgcactttgtttttctgctgcacAGGCTGAGCATGTGCTGTTTTGTGAGTCAATTTTAAATGTAGTGGGAACTCCACCCAACAGTTCGTTAGGAGCACACCCGTGAATGATGCGTCACCTTCAGCTGAATaacagaaatgaaaacaaaggcCATACATGGAGCAAAATCCTACTGaaaattaaaatatcaaaattcattcattcattcattatttatgtgATCATTTTGTTCACTCATTCATTTAGTCAGGACATGGCTCATGGAGGCAATTAAGGTACTTTAAAACTGTTAGCGCACGATTGCcacaatattttaaaaaagtcttTACTCTTTCTCTGAGTCATAACGCAGTCAGCTCTGAACACACAGCTATGatacacatatttttagattcagtATGACTTGCACTTTCAATATCATCACAGCTGCGAGAATAAACGTCCATAAACCTACTTAGAAATCATATAAAAAAGACACTCCTTATAACCCttgaacttgcctgagaatcataAAATGTTCgtcagtatcaaagtaatccagtgacgGTTGTCTGTGCATCCACGGGCACACTGCAAACAGaaactgctaacagctaattcGGCAGACTTATAATGGtgttaatttgacaaaatgtaaatatatatatataatatcaagtTATCTAACTTACTGACTCCATTGTAATATTATACTTCATATTTACATCCCCCATAGAATTATGGGAACTGCAGTTTCAAAAGTTAGAGCATAATTATCTACCAAAAAGAagcaagacaaagaaaaataacaggAGCAGCTGTCTGTTGATTTTTGTCTGATGGCGGCTTTGAAACCCCCTGGGCTAACACAATGATGTTCTCTGGGGGTTGTTAAAGAGGacggctcattttcaggtgcatacttgtatcttaggtttctactagaatatgttaacatgctttaatgttcaaaaacgctttatttttctcataccagctgtgctgcagcaccgaTTGGTCAGcaggcccactctgttgtgattggtcaatcgaaccaaactctttcggactctgctccagctccgctctaactagctttgtttgggGGCGTGCTAAAGTAGCCGCTGGGCAggttattatgcaaatgtgttacttagtgacatcaccacgttacggaagacgaggcaggacttcaagcaaggcgtttcaggcaattcaggagcagtgtttctgtgggggagagtaactccctttggcatggactttgcTTTTTCTACCTtccagaccttttacatgcaaataaaactatataacacactaaaggaaaggggaaaaaacacacacacataatagttcctctttaaaaGGTATGCTGGGAGATGTAGGAAAACACTAAAGGAAGCGCAGGTAGTCAACGGCAGGTTTATAAGAAAAGTAAATCATCAAATATTTCCTGAAATGCTCTCAACACCAGACTGGTGATAGTCTATTAGTGTAAAAGGAGTATGTGTTTTCTTTGATTACTGTGTACTTGTAAACTCACTTCTGTCTTCTTGTCGTTTCAGGGAGCGATCTACGGCATGGCCCAGTCTATCCCAGACAGATCCATGGTGACGGAGATCTCCCAAGGCTTCCTGGACTGTCTCTACAGCACTGAGGTGCCCAAGTCAAACACCAGCCACATGAACGGCAACGGCAAAGCGCACTGAAGCAGGACTGGGCCCTCGTGGTCCGACCCCACCGCACGCAGGGAAACCCGCTCGCCTCCTCCCAGAGCTGCTCTGAGCTCATCACTCAACGGTTGCCTTATCTTGCATACCTACACCGTACGGGAAAACATCTGCAAAGATCTTTTGAAGCACAAGCCATCGTCATTTTAATCAGCCCAGAGGGAAGTGGCTCACAGAAGAAATGACTGTTTCTAAACGAGTTAgtctttttatttgattttaataaTGTAGTGGAagtgtgtgttattttattcGTTTTAAAAGTTCATTTCAATTTTAGCTTTTGTTACATGCAAATGTCTGTCATAATCTCTACTGATTTACATAACAAAAccattcctttttttcccttttttttttttattactgccGGAACATTTCAGCTTGTCGCCATCACCCTTCACTATCTGTGATGACTCAGCAAAAACACAGACCACTGAAAGCTTGTTAAAAAAAGCTGTGCCGCCATCTAGCATGAAACCTGGTGTACTGCTTCAGACTGGCTCCACATGTAGGAGGCCTGTCGAAGGTgaaagtcatcatcatcattatgtaGTTCTCTGGAAGACAGCatttttaatgtaaaagcaCTGCAATGCCCTGACATGAACATATCAGGTTAATCTGTTAATCACTTGAAACAACAATTCTGATGTTAGTTTGTCTGAAAGCATGAACATGCATGTTCTTTGTTTGTTAGCACTTAGTATGATgacattcattttgttttcagtCTGTATTCGTGGTCCATCTGCAGTGGTCGGATTTGTAGACAGAGGGAGAATGATTTGGATAGTAGGAGCTTTTAATGTCATTAATATAACATAAAATTgtcttttaaatttaattaaggGATATCTTGTAACCAGGCTGTGAATACTTTGAAATAATCCAAAACTTATtagtaaggctgcaactaacggttattttcattttcgattaatctgtcggTTATTTTCTCcaataatcgattagttgtttggtctataaaatggtgaaaaatgtcgatcactatttcccaaagcccaagatgacatctttAAATATCTtgatttgtccacaactcaaacatattcagtttactgtcataggagtaaagaaaccagaaaatattcacatttaagaagctggaattttacttttgtttcttgaaaaattactcaaaccgattaatcagttatcaaaatgaattaatctaacaactaatcgattaatcgttgcagctctacttatCAGCCACTTTggttattttaagtgtttttcagAAATGAAAAAGGACTTCCACACAGTAGCTGGCTTGTAAAGTAAAGCAATGATCTCTTAACAGACTGGACTGAAGGCTGTTTCCAACCCTGGTCTACTGTATATTATCATAtttcctctgcagcctgcaTTTAGTCACCTGTGTACCACTTAGTTTTAATCATGTGTCTCCTAATTCAATCTACCTCAGCTTCTACTCAATGCAAATGTCATTTATTCATCCATTGAAACACATTCAAACAGGGCAACTGTTTCCCATTTCTGACATAATAAACTTCACAATGTTAGGGCCACTTGACAAACTGTTGACAAAGTGTTCTTAGATATACTGAAAAGGAAGCAGATCCACTGTGATAGAGGTTTTTCATCCACAGACTGACGGTTTTATTTTGGGAGAAACCCACTCTCTGCCCTGTCTGATATGTGGatttattttgggaaatatcCATTCAGCAGGATATATTCACGTTTACTAATCGGTTCTGTAACACCAAAACAACcttgtcttcttctcttttatGTGCTTTTCCTAATATTGCTTGTTGAAATTGTGTATTTCCATGAAATTATTATTTCCGTGTTTGTGCAATAACTTTTCCTTTTTATGAAGTGAAACGAAGGGGAATGCTCTACTATAGATGTTTAAGTCATTATAGAAGCATAATGTTGAATGACATCGTATCGGCCTTGTTAGTGTAATTTAACCGTTTGTGTGACCACTGGGTGTTTATTAATCACTTTAATTTGTGAGCgttttgtgttttcatctattgtttttacatactgAGCAGTTTTAAAGAGATTAGACATGAATGTATTTAGGTTCTTCTTACATGAGCGGGGATTTTTTTTAGTCTGTTAGGCAGTTGACTAACAGGACATAACATCCCCACTAACTATACCATCATCATGTGTCCATCCATCTTTCAATACTGTGCCCAGTGACAGGGTGTGGAAAGCCATGCCCATGCAAAAATACTCATCCTGTTTTGCTTTGGAGAAATATCTTGTGACGATTAAATGGCCTAGAAATCTCTTTTGAATCAAAAAATGTTCATGCAAATTCCTCTTTAAGCATTAAGTGACTACAAACTGTAACGGATTCATTAGAGGTCTGCAGAGAACATCTAAATTGTCCAAGCCGTCTGGTGACATTATGTAGCAATAATCACCTCTGTGCCTTCAGAGGTTTGAACTCATGACGTCATCCTCAGGGATTTGGCTTCATAACTGCGACATCTATAAGTCTTAGGGGTGGACAAACACCTTCAAATATAATGCAATCAAATGCTAACAACCTTATATCAGTCTTAAAATGTTGAATTTTGTAGATGTCAGGAGCCTCGACAACTcttgtactttgtttttttggaatgcATTATATTGTGCAGTCTTTTGTCCACCCGTGTACACTATATGTCTTTGTGTGAAGATCTGAATGTACAAGGTTTAAAAGACGTGTGTCCATGTCAGCGTGCATCCTTGTGTAGCAGATTTATTTTGAGTTAGGAAGCACCTGCTGGTTTCTTCTTGCACATGATCCATTGATAGTAAATACTGTTATTAACCCACTCTGAGCAGttaacacagtcacacagcagaTGGTGTGTTATGTTTTCAATAAAATGCATTCAATCTGATAAGATtgttttttggtcattttttttttagttatgacaaaaacagtttaacagagaaataaaacatttattaacaATTATTGGCACATAAGACACTGGTTGTGACAGAGGGACACATTGCGAATGTTATCTGTATAATAACTGGAATGGTTGCTGAGAAATTACTTAAAGACTTAAATGTGTAAACAATATTTTACCATCTACCGTTGGCTATTAATCTCATTTATTCAACAAGTGCAACACCGACAAcatcttttttaaaacacattagaCCCTTTTGCAGCTACAGCTTTTTTCACAATTCATTGAACGTATGTAATTGGTTCATATTCTTTGGATTTGCAGGTCACGTCCTCAGAGATTTCTCAGtggaatgaataaatgaagagCTGTGACTTCCATTTCCACTGTTGAAATGACTGATAATGTGTGTTGCTCACATCAGGGATGCCTGGTCAATGAAGGTGGCCAACGTGATGTCTCGCTGGGACAGCCCCCCACACTCATGTGTGCTGAGAGTGATCTGGACCTGGGGGAACAAATGAAAATGGAGCAGGGAACTCATCATATGACTAGAAAAGGCTCATTGTTCTCAAGTAACTGTGTGTTTGCTTTAGACAAAAGCTGGTGCTTTAATCAGAAAGCCTCAAACCAGCCAACGTTCCACTCTTGCCTTCCAGTAAAGCCagaaaagattaaataaaatgaaatatctatggcaaatgtatgtttaaatatgcgaATGAtgtattatcttattaaatatgtgctaatatGCATTCTTTCCCAGAGCATAAATCTAAACATTGGATAaaaccaggttcaaaattcttgtttcattttgttgacaagGCTTTACAGAGGGGAATCACTTTGTATCACAATCAGAAAAATTTCTCAACAGCCATAAATcaattttcgccatgtttttaggaatataACGGCATATAAAAAAACTCAGACTATTAATTACATAtaaacaaacccctctgtaaaaaactTCAGAATATAAACtagaaagtttggtgtatgtaagtgctactgaaatGGAGATTTCTGGGTcagagtatgagaaaaaaaaaatcattttaaagatatgtattaaagatacattttgaaagacACTTCAGGGGATTTGGGTAAAAATAACTAATAGCCTAGttatcacaatttttttgtatcacaagttttctgaaatcttatatttaaaaggtccaatattgtaaaaagtgagattttcaggtgttttatagtataaagctggtttaagtgctgtataaataccgttaaactatcaaaacactgaatatacagagaaatacacacagcctgtattcagaaattgtgcatttgaaacaagccggatttctgtccatttgtgatgtcacaaatatacgatatttagaccattacacggttttaaatgtaaacattctaaatgtgtcccagtttatttctggttgcagtgtatgttaataacatcagctgacaggaagtaaacatggacccaaactattgcctagcaacgcaattccgttgcaattccgttgcaattccgttgaaatgtgctaaagaggagcgtttcagacagagagtaaatacaggcatattcaggctgacagtatgaggaaaataaagggtttttttaacattacagcatgtaaacatgttctagtagaaacacaaaatacaagtatgaacctgaaaatgagcacgatatgggacctttaatgagcataatttattttcttttttggccACTGGGGGGCAGCAACAGGCTGTAAACATCAACACTAATCACTTTACTTTATGTTGCGAACATGAAAGCATTAACAGTACAATGTAGATCCTACTCATTGTACATgcagtatatagacatttttacatactgtacataataatCCAGCCCATGtatatccattcagtatttatttctttgcactatttgtgttgtttacagcttccagaacacttgacttgtatatagacattttattttattattttattcttattttattgttggtcattggtgctttttatatatatatttatatatacacttattttttcactacttgtgtacataacagctgtctattcctcacctttatttgtcagctttgttgtccttgttttttctatctatatataagtacattgagagagctgcataaaaccagagtcaaattccttgtacaAATACTTGGCAAAATCAATCTGATTCTGA carries:
- the sgpl1 gene encoding sphingosine-1-phosphate lyase 1 isoform X2, whose protein sequence is MSADSALEVYKEMVLLYLEEGRRQVNSRCGDLEPWQIIGATVITTLGAVWIKGFLFQQESLLSRIKKLSFRLIRKIPFVGATIQSQLNKALNDMSASLCTLKEGMSYTKQLPSKGLSQNQVLDKIREYETLNEVKWEKGCVSGAVYWGDESLTNLLVKVYGDFAWSNPLHPDIFPGVRKMEAEVVRMACTLFHGGPNSCGVVTSGGTESILMACKAYRDMAYERGVKYPEILAPVSVHAAFDKAAHYFGMKLVHIPLDKKTMKVDVKAMKRAINKNTAMLVCSAPQFPHGIIDPIEEVAKLAVRYNLPLHVDACLGGFLIVFMAKAGYPLAPFDFRIKGVTSISADTHKYGYAPKGSSVILYSDKEYRHYQYFVAPDWQGGIYASPSIAGSRPGGIIAACWATMMHMGENGYIDATKKIVSTARKIKTEIRKIKGVFVFGDPEVSVVAIGSDVFDIFRLSNALTTKGWNLNTLQYPSSIHICCTVLHTKSGVADQFVRDVKEQVAIIMKNPKEKTTGMGAIYGMAQSIPDRSMVTEISQGFLDCLYSTEVPKSNTSHMNGNGKAH
- the sgpl1 gene encoding sphingosine-1-phosphate lyase 1 isoform X1 translates to MDYWSALEVYKEMVLLYLEEGRRQVNSRCGDLEPWQIIGATVITTLGAVWIKGFLFQQESLLSRIKKLSFRLIRKIPFVGATIQSQLNKALNDMSASLCTLKEGMSYTKQLPSKGLSQNQVLDKIREYETLNEVKWEKGCVSGAVYWGDESLTNLLVKVYGDFAWSNPLHPDIFPGVRKMEAEVVRMACTLFHGGPNSCGVVTSGGTESILMACKAYRDMAYERGVKYPEILAPVSVHAAFDKAAHYFGMKLVHIPLDKKTMKVDVKAMKRAINKNTAMLVCSAPQFPHGIIDPIEEVAKLAVRYNLPLHVDACLGGFLIVFMAKAGYPLAPFDFRIKGVTSISADTHKYGYAPKGSSVILYSDKEYRHYQYFVAPDWQGGIYASPSIAGSRPGGIIAACWATMMHMGENGYIDATKKIVSTARKIKTEIRKIKGVFVFGDPEVSVVAIGSDVFDIFRLSNALTTKGWNLNTLQYPSSIHICCTVLHTKSGVADQFVRDVKEQVAIIMKNPKEKTTGMGAIYGMAQSIPDRSMVTEISQGFLDCLYSTEVPKSNTSHMNGNGKAH